In Calothrix sp. PCC 7507, one DNA window encodes the following:
- the hpsL gene encoding hormogonium polysaccharide biosynthesis protein HpsL, which translates to MPKLKSKSQKLKKSKKQAKTEIPTLSLKERLAQKRKATLARKEFTGLLNKAIFGGLFLGIILFFVGGIKAAIPGVLAILILSLSYKYPRQAFFAFIIYVPFGGTITYYIGNSPILQLAKDAFYVPVLMGVWQSCRRQGIPLIPVKAIKTPLFILLGLCLLTLIFINGGQQLNPPSSGLIAKEGTDIPIGLGILGLKVFLGYVPLIGCTYYLIRDKRDFILLARLQVVLILMCCVLGLIQYLFLLTGICEGTKNAEGSALFKATLEARCYFGGSLVYSPSQGMIRLPGTFVAPWQWAWFLISSTFFTFATGFADPSIIWRLVSLGSLAMVFVNAVVSGQRIALALVPTCFIILLFLTGQIANLKRFIPIGVGLAIILGIAMVSNPTLVQERLDSFSSRWEASPPQAFIVDQFAENWKSVDGPLGSGLGRATNSARAMGKTKLVETYYPKVLYEVGILGLLGFVGLVTTLTFTAFKTYRSIKNRNFRSYGAALWVFILFISYNTYYYPLDVDPVAVYYWFAAGILFKLPVIDKQEKENAEPESATKKKHLKIQT; encoded by the coding sequence ATGCCTAAATTAAAATCAAAATCCCAGAAGTTAAAAAAATCAAAAAAGCAGGCTAAAACCGAAATACCTACCCTTAGCCTCAAAGAAAGATTAGCCCAAAAACGTAAAGCAACCTTAGCGCGTAAAGAATTCACAGGTTTATTAAACAAAGCCATCTTTGGTGGTCTCTTTCTTGGCATTATTCTTTTTTTCGTGGGTGGTATTAAGGCCGCGATTCCAGGTGTTTTAGCAATTCTCATCTTGTCCCTATCTTACAAATATCCCCGCCAAGCGTTTTTTGCTTTTATCATTTATGTACCCTTCGGAGGGACTATCACCTATTACATCGGCAATAGTCCCATACTCCAATTAGCTAAAGATGCTTTCTATGTTCCAGTCCTAATGGGAGTTTGGCAAAGTTGCCGTAGGCAAGGAATACCTCTAATTCCTGTCAAAGCTATTAAAACCCCACTATTTATTTTATTGGGACTGTGTTTACTAACCCTAATATTTATCAATGGCGGACAACAGCTAAACCCACCTAGTAGTGGACTTATAGCAAAAGAAGGCACTGATATACCCATAGGCTTGGGTATTTTGGGACTGAAAGTATTTTTAGGTTATGTACCCTTAATCGGTTGTACTTACTATCTAATTCGTGATAAGCGGGATTTTATATTATTAGCTCGCCTGCAAGTCGTACTTATACTTATGTGCTGCGTGCTGGGATTAATTCAATATTTATTCCTCTTAACCGGGATATGCGAAGGTACTAAAAATGCCGAAGGGAGTGCCTTATTTAAGGCGACATTAGAAGCCCGATGTTATTTTGGTGGTTCCCTAGTTTATAGTCCTAGCCAGGGAATGATTCGCCTACCTGGAACATTTGTTGCACCTTGGCAGTGGGCATGGTTTTTAATTTCCAGCACATTTTTTACCTTTGCTACTGGTTTCGCTGACCCTTCTATTATTTGGCGATTAGTGAGTTTAGGTTCTTTGGCAATGGTCTTTGTTAATGCAGTAGTTTCTGGGCAGAGAATTGCTTTAGCTTTAGTCCCAACCTGCTTCATAATTTTACTATTTCTCACCGGACAAATTGCCAATCTCAAAAGGTTTATTCCTATAGGAGTGGGACTAGCGATTATTCTGGGAATTGCGATGGTGAGTAACCCTACTCTTGTACAAGAGAGACTGGACAGTTTTAGCAGTCGCTGGGAAGCTTCACCACCCCAGGCGTTTATCGTTGATCAATTTGCAGAAAATTGGAAAAGTGTAGACGGGCCACTAGGGAGTGGCTTGGGTCGGGCGACAAACTCTGCTCGTGCAATGGGTAAAACTAAATTAGTAGAAACTTATTACCCCAAAGTATTGTATGAGGTGGGTATTTTAGGATTACTGGGGTTTGTGGGTTTAGTTACCACCCTGACATTCACTGCCTTCAAAACATATCGCTCGATAAAAAACCGTAATTTCCGCAGTTACGGAGCTGCATTGTGGGTGTTTATATTGTTTATTAGTTACAACACCTACTATTACCCTTTAGATGTCGATCCCGTTGCTGTATATTACTGGTTTGCTGCGGGTATTCTTTTCAAATTGCCGGTTATAGATAAACAAGAAAAGGAAAATGCCGAACCGGAATCAGCAACTAAGAAAAAACACCTAAAGATCCAAACTTAA
- the hpsO gene encoding hormogonium polysaccharide biosynthesis glycosyltransferase HpsO: MRILVASHTYIVDLNCEKLRELSRLEPGIEVTVVVPKRWKPGGVQNKIIETQYRDEGAFKIVPLSNFSQNHQGLLTFGVELISLLQQFRPDIIHVEQGSRGLSYTQMIILNQLLKLKAKNVFFTWWNLPYQLKLPIALLEKYNLNNSDGIICGNQDGAKILQQRGYQGLIKIMPQLGVDENRFTPQPQTELAAKLGIKPGEFIVGFVGRFVQEKGLLTLLKALVTLQDRPWKLLLLGRGILQAELLKIATENNLKERVILIESVPHDAVANYINLMSTLVLPSETTYNLKTLTATGWKEQFGHVLIEAMACKVPVIGSDSGEIPHVIGDAGLVFPEGNVQALANCLVQLMEKSEFAQRLSQMGYQKAISKYTNKALAQQQLEFYKELVSRGSSH; encoded by the coding sequence ATGAGAATTTTAGTTGCTAGCCATACTTATATTGTAGACCTGAACTGCGAAAAATTACGTGAATTATCCCGACTCGAACCCGGAATTGAAGTAACAGTTGTGGTTCCCAAACGCTGGAAACCTGGAGGAGTGCAAAACAAAATTATTGAAACTCAATACCGAGATGAAGGGGCATTTAAAATAGTACCACTTTCTAATTTTAGCCAAAATCATCAGGGACTTCTAACTTTTGGTGTTGAATTAATATCTTTATTGCAACAATTTCGCCCCGACATCATCCATGTGGAACAAGGCTCTAGAGGACTGTCTTATACTCAGATGATTATCTTAAATCAATTATTAAAATTAAAGGCTAAAAATGTATTTTTTACTTGGTGGAATCTACCATACCAACTGAAATTACCTATTGCTTTATTAGAAAAATATAATCTCAACAATAGTGATGGGATTATTTGTGGTAATCAAGATGGGGCAAAAATACTGCAACAACGAGGATATCAAGGTCTAATTAAGATAATGCCACAACTGGGTGTAGATGAAAATAGATTTACTCCCCAACCTCAAACAGAATTGGCAGCTAAATTGGGTATTAAACCAGGTGAGTTTATAGTTGGTTTTGTTGGTAGATTTGTCCAAGAAAAAGGTTTATTAACACTTCTAAAAGCATTAGTAACTTTGCAAGATAGACCTTGGAAGTTATTACTTCTGGGGCGTGGAATATTGCAAGCAGAACTACTTAAAATAGCAACAGAGAATAATCTTAAGGAGCGGGTTATTCTTATCGAAAGTGTTCCTCATGATGCAGTTGCTAACTATATCAATTTAATGAGTACTTTAGTCTTGCCATCAGAAACTACTTACAATCTTAAAACTTTAACTGCAACTGGCTGGAAAGAACAATTTGGGCATGTACTGATTGAGGCAATGGCTTGCAAAGTACCTGTGATTGGTTCTGATTCTGGCGAAATTCCTCACGTAATTGGTGATGCTGGTTTAGTCTTTCCTGAAGGCAATGTTCAAGCTCTTGCTAATTGTTTAGTTCAATTGATGGAAAAATCAGAATTTGCTCAAAGACTAAGTCAAATGGGTTATCAAAAAGCAATTTCCAAATATACAAACAAAGCACTAGCTCAACAGCAATTAGAGTTTTATAAAGAACTTGTTAGTCGTGGTTCATCCCATTAA
- the hpsP gene encoding hormogonium polysaccharide biosynthesis glycosyltransferase HpsP, whose translation MRILHIVPSISLIYGGPSQMVLGLAPALAKEGVAVTVITTDSNGDIGQEPLDVPLNYPIQQNGYEIIYFHCAPFRRYKFSLDLLDWLKSHAQEFDIAHIHALFSPISSAAAIVCRQQKLPYILRPLGTLDPADLRKKKQLKKLYVAVLERRNLAGAAAIHFTSDQEAKVSLRFGVSTRDLVIPLGVIPLQINREREDVRILLDIPKDMPLVLFMSRIDPKKGLNLLIPALEKLLVSGHNFHFILAGTNPQDPDYEQEIKCQIDNSPLRSHTTITGFVTGELKASLLQAADLFVLPSYYENFGIAVAEAMVAGIPVVISDQVHICEQIRESQSGWVCATDIQALTESLQEALQNPQERQRRGLNAQNYALQNYSWHAIAQQTILAYEQILRSP comes from the coding sequence ATGCGAATTCTACATATTGTTCCCTCAATTTCTTTGATTTATGGTGGTCCTAGTCAAATGGTATTAGGACTAGCTCCCGCGCTGGCAAAAGAGGGTGTAGCCGTTACAGTTATCACAACTGATAGTAATGGAGATATCGGTCAAGAACCCCTTGATGTGCCCTTAAATTACCCTATTCAACAAAATGGTTACGAAATCATATATTTTCATTGCGCCCCATTTCGTCGCTATAAATTTTCACTGGATTTACTAGATTGGTTAAAGAGTCACGCCCAGGAATTTGACATAGCACATATTCATGCTTTGTTCTCTCCTATAAGTAGTGCTGCCGCTATTGTTTGTCGGCAACAAAAATTACCCTATATTTTGCGTCCTTTGGGAACTCTCGATCCGGCTGATTTACGCAAGAAAAAACAATTAAAAAAGCTTTATGTTGCAGTTTTAGAACGTCGTAATTTAGCTGGTGCGGCAGCAATTCATTTTACTAGCGATCAAGAAGCAAAAGTATCACTACGTTTTGGTGTATCGACACGAGATTTGGTGATTCCTTTGGGCGTGATTCCCCTGCAAATAAATAGGGAAAGGGAGGATGTGCGGATTTTGTTGGATATTCCCAAAGATATGCCTTTAGTGCTGTTTATGTCGCGGATTGACCCAAAAAAAGGTTTAAATTTGTTGATTCCAGCCCTAGAGAAGCTGTTAGTATCCGGGCACAATTTTCACTTTATTTTAGCTGGAACCAATCCCCAAGACCCAGATTATGAACAAGAAATTAAGTGCCAAATTGACAATTCACCATTGCGATCGCACACGACAATCACTGGCTTTGTTACGGGTGAACTAAAAGCTAGTCTATTACAGGCGGCTGATTTATTCGTCTTGCCTTCTTACTACGAAAACTTTGGGATTGCTGTAGCTGAGGCGATGGTAGCAGGAATACCTGTAGTGATTTCCGATCAGGTGCATATTTGTGAGCAAATACGTGAGAGTCAGTCTGGCTGGGTATGTGCAACAGATATACAAGCCTTAACAGAATCATTGCAAGAAGCTTTGCAAAATCCCCAAGAACGCCAACGCCGGGGATTAAACGCTCAAAATTACGCACTGCAAAATTACAGCTGGCACGCGATCGCCCAGCAAACTATCCTGGCATATGAACAAATTTTGCGATCGCCATAA
- a CDS encoding bifunctional oligoribonuclease/PAP phosphatase NrnA: MQLNPSLTQFESLSLTTEPNPEDGEIDKMPVEIPLARPSLPPSPGEGGIYLVQRGNSLVSQKTEELQKTLLAHRHDRQLIILQDFPDPDALSCAWTYQLIAQQYDIKCEIIYAGTLSHQENIALVKLTNLPAQRWTLQTLKTKDLSCYQGFVLIDNQGTTSQLLSSVQQAGVPLVVVIDHHSLQSELKSEFVDVRPYVRATATIFTQYLQAGLLTLDSSINQHVKCATALMHGLRSDTNRLMQAQEEDFMAAAYLSRFYDAQLLNAILQANRSKRVMDVIERALKNRIVQNNFSIAGVGYIRYDDRDAIPQAADFLVTEENVHTAVVYGIVHDEDDELEVVIGSLRTTKLTLDPDEFIKEAFGQDSTGRFFGGGRTSAGGFEVPMGFLSGGNENSAYAKMKWEVFDAQIKQKLLRLVNPRDNPIQSE; the protein is encoded by the coding sequence ATGCAATTGAATCCTTCCTTAACGCAGTTTGAGAGTTTGTCATTGACTACAGAGCCGAACCCAGAGGATGGGGAAATAGACAAAATGCCAGTTGAAATTCCACTCGCCAGGCCTTCCTTACCACCATCGCCAGGTGAAGGCGGTATTTATCTAGTTCAACGTGGTAATTCTCTGGTTTCTCAGAAGACAGAAGAGCTACAAAAGACCCTTCTAGCACACCGACATGATCGCCAGCTGATAATTTTACAAGATTTTCCTGACCCTGATGCTCTCTCTTGTGCTTGGACTTACCAGTTAATTGCTCAACAATATGATATTAAATGTGAGATTATTTATGCCGGTACATTGAGCCACCAGGAAAATATCGCTTTAGTTAAGCTGACTAATTTACCTGCCCAGAGGTGGACTCTGCAAACCTTGAAAACCAAAGACTTGTCATGTTATCAAGGTTTTGTACTAATTGATAATCAGGGAACAACCAGTCAGCTACTATCATCTGTGCAGCAGGCAGGAGTTCCACTGGTAGTAGTCATCGACCATCATAGTCTACAGTCGGAACTTAAATCAGAGTTTGTGGATGTCCGTCCTTATGTAAGGGCGACAGCAACGATTTTTACCCAATACTTACAGGCAGGGTTACTAACGTTAGATAGCAGCATTAATCAACATGTTAAATGTGCTACTGCCTTAATGCACGGTTTGCGATCGGATACAAATAGACTGATGCAAGCGCAAGAAGAGGACTTTATGGCTGCTGCGTACCTCAGTCGATTTTATGACGCCCAACTGCTAAACGCGATCTTACAGGCTAATCGTTCCAAGCGGGTAATGGATGTCATTGAGCGGGCACTCAAAAACCGCATCGTGCAAAATAACTTTTCCATTGCCGGTGTTGGTTACATCCGCTATGATGACCGCGATGCTATTCCCCAAGCTGCTGATTTTCTGGTGACAGAAGAGAACGTCCACACTGCCGTAGTTTACGGTATTGTTCACGATGAAGATGATGAACTAGAAGTAGTCATTGGCTCCCTGAGAACCACCAAACTGACCCTAGATCCCGATGAATTCATTAAAGAAGCCTTTGGACAAGATAGCACCGGGCGCTTTTTTGGTGGTGGAAGAACAAGTGCAGGTGGCTTTGAAGTGCCAATGGGATTCTTGTCTGGTGGTAACGAAAATTCTGCCTATGCCAAAATGAAATGGGAAGTTTTCGATGCTCAAATTAAGCAAAAACTGCTGAGGTTAGTTAACCCCAGAGATAACCCGATTCAATCAGAGTAA
- the glmM gene encoding phosphoglucosamine mutase, translating into MVSSITRTQNDINGGSTSKSDGLGKNIAGNFGLKLLALSANPLFGTDGIRGKVGDLLNAPLALEVGFWAGIVLRTHASQLGPVILGQDSRNSSDMLAMALSAGLTAAGIEVWYLGLCPTPCVAYLTSISNAIGGVMISASHNPPEDNGIKIFGEDGTKLPQALQAEIEAGLRGNISVAASVSNCGRHYARHELVKNYSEALKTTLQDVVNLQGMKIVLDLAWGAAVGLASVVFKEMGAEVICLHNEADGDRINVNCGSTHLDILQATVKQHNADLGFAFDGDADRVLAVDNTGRPVNGDYILYLWGRHLQKQQQLPDNLIVSTVMANLGFERAWQKHGGNLIRTAVGDQYVQAELLRTGGMLGGEQSGHILCRHYGITGDGLLTALHIAALVKEAGVSLGEMVDQSFETYPQLLHNVRVIDRDRRLGWKDCEPVQQAIAIAEAAMGDAGRILVRASGTEPVIRVMVEAADAELANHWTKELVSQVQQHLAV; encoded by the coding sequence ATGGTCTCATCGATAACTCGGACTCAAAATGACATTAATGGAGGTTCTACTTCCAAATCTGATGGATTAGGAAAAAATATCGCGGGTAATTTTGGGCTGAAATTATTAGCATTGTCAGCAAATCCCTTGTTTGGTACAGATGGCATTCGGGGAAAAGTGGGAGATTTGCTAAATGCGCCCTTAGCATTGGAAGTAGGTTTTTGGGCGGGTATTGTTTTGCGTACCCATGCTTCTCAATTAGGCCCAGTTATTCTCGGACAAGACTCGAGAAACTCCAGTGATATGCTAGCTATGGCCTTGAGTGCAGGGTTAACAGCAGCAGGTATAGAGGTTTGGTATTTGGGATTATGCCCCACCCCTTGTGTCGCCTATCTCACCAGCATCAGTAATGCGATCGGTGGTGTGATGATTTCTGCCAGCCATAATCCACCAGAGGACAATGGGATTAAAATTTTTGGTGAAGATGGTACTAAGTTACCCCAAGCATTGCAGGCAGAAATTGAAGCGGGACTACGTGGGAATATCTCAGTAGCTGCCAGTGTAAGTAATTGTGGGCGGCATTATGCACGTCATGAATTAGTCAAGAATTATAGTGAGGCTTTGAAAACGACTTTGCAGGATGTAGTCAATCTTCAGGGAATGAAGATTGTTTTAGATTTGGCATGGGGTGCGGCTGTTGGGTTGGCGTCAGTCGTATTTAAAGAAATGGGTGCAGAGGTGATCTGCTTGCACAACGAAGCGGATGGCGATCGCATCAACGTTAACTGTGGTTCCACTCACCTAGATATTCTGCAAGCCACAGTCAAGCAACACAACGCTGATCTAGGTTTTGCCTTTGATGGTGATGCTGATCGCGTTTTAGCAGTAGACAACACAGGACGCCCAGTTAATGGCGATTATATCCTCTACCTGTGGGGACGCCACTTACAAAAACAGCAACAACTACCAGATAACCTCATTGTCTCTACCGTCATGGCCAACTTAGGCTTTGAAAGGGCTTGGCAAAAACACGGTGGTAACTTAATTCGCACAGCAGTAGGCGATCAGTACGTGCAAGCAGAATTGCTGCGGACTGGGGGAATGCTGGGTGGTGAACAATCTGGCCATATCCTGTGCCGTCACTATGGTATTACTGGAGATGGCTTATTGACAGCCTTACACATAGCAGCTCTAGTGAAAGAGGCGGGTGTTTCTCTGGGCGAAATGGTAGACCAAAGCTTTGAGACCTATCCCCAACTGTTGCATAATGTGCGAGTCATCGACCGCGATCGCCGTTTAGGCTGGAAAGATTGTGAACCTGTACAACAAGCGATCGCGATCGCCGAGGCTGCAATGGGTGATGCTGGCAGAATTTTAGTCCGCGCCTCTGGCACAGAACCCGTAATCAGAGTTATGGTGGAAGCCGCTGACGCAGAACTTGCTAACCACTGGACAAAAGAATTAGTCTCACAAGTTCAACAGCATCTGGCAGTTTAA
- a CDS encoding citrate synthase gives MSVCEYKPGLEGIPAAQSSISYVDGQKGILEYRGIQIEELAAKSTFLETAYLLIWGELPSKEELEEFENEVRYHRRIKYRIRDMMKCFPESGHPMDALQASAAALGLFYSLRDLHNPAYIRDSVVRLIATIPTMVAAFQLMRKGNDPVRPRDDLDYSANFLYMLNEKEPDPLAAKIFDICLILHVEHTMNASTFSARVTASTLTDPYAVVASAVGTLGGPLHGGANEEVIQMLEDIGSVENVRPYVEDLLQRKAKIMGFGHRVYKVKDPRATILQNLAEQLFAKFGDDKFYDIAQEMERVVEEKLGSKGIYPNVDFYSGLVYRKMGIPTDLFTPIFAIARVAGWLAHWKEQLEENRIFRPTQVYNGLHEAPYIPIDQR, from the coding sequence ATGTCAGTGTGCGAATACAAGCCCGGTTTGGAAGGCATTCCCGCTGCCCAATCCAGTATCAGCTATGTTGACGGGCAAAAGGGAATACTGGAATATCGTGGTATCCAGATTGAAGAACTAGCAGCAAAAAGTACATTTTTGGAAACTGCTTATCTCTTAATCTGGGGTGAACTGCCAAGCAAAGAAGAACTGGAAGAGTTTGAGAATGAAGTTCGCTACCACAGGCGAATAAAATATCGCATCCGAGATATGATGAAATGCTTTCCAGAAAGCGGTCACCCAATGGATGCTCTACAAGCCTCAGCAGCAGCATTGGGCTTGTTTTACTCCCTCCGGGATTTACATAATCCTGCCTACATTCGAGATTCAGTAGTTCGCTTGATAGCCACAATTCCCACGATGGTAGCGGCTTTCCAGTTGATGCGAAAAGGTAATGATCCTGTACGCCCGCGTGATGATTTGGACTACTCCGCCAACTTTCTCTACATGCTGAATGAGAAAGAACCAGATCCTTTGGCGGCGAAGATTTTCGACATCTGTTTAATACTTCATGTCGAACATACGATGAATGCCTCCACCTTCAGTGCTAGGGTGACGGCTTCTACCCTAACTGACCCTTATGCTGTGGTTGCTAGTGCTGTGGGTACTTTGGGGGGTCCACTGCATGGTGGAGCCAACGAAGAAGTGATTCAGATGTTGGAAGACATTGGCTCTGTGGAGAACGTGCGCCCTTATGTGGAGGATCTTCTGCAACGCAAAGCGAAGATTATGGGCTTTGGACATCGCGTTTACAAAGTGAAAGATCCCAGAGCCACGATTTTGCAAAACTTGGCAGAGCAGTTGTTTGCTAAGTTTGGAGACGACAAGTTCTATGACATTGCCCAAGAGATGGAACGGGTGGTAGAGGAAAAACTTGGTTCAAAAGGGATTTATCCCAATGTTGACTTTTACTCTGGTTTGGTGTATAGGAAAATGGGAATTCCTACAGATTTGTTTACACCAATATTTGCGATCGCCCGTGTTGCTGGTTGGCTAGCGCACTGGAAAGAGCAACTAGAAGAAAACCGGATTTTCCGACCTACTCAGGTTTACAACGGTCTTCACGAAGCTCCTTATATCCCCATCGACCAACGTTAA
- a CDS encoding peroxiredoxin: MTLRLGDTVPNFTQASTHGDIDFYAWAGDSWVVLFSHPADFTPVCTTELGTVAKLKPEFDKRNVKAIALSVDDVESHKGWVGDIEETQKTTLNYPILADGDRKVSDLYDMIHPNAAATVTVRSVFVIDPSKKLRLTFTYPPSTGRNFDELLRVIDSLQLTDNYSVATPADWKDGEDVVIVPSLKDPEVLKEKFPKGYEEVKPYLRLTPQPNK; the protein is encoded by the coding sequence ATGACTCTCCGTCTTGGTGACACAGTACCCAACTTTACGCAAGCCTCAACACACGGCGACATCGATTTTTACGCATGGGCGGGTGACAGCTGGGTAGTGCTGTTTTCTCACCCTGCTGATTTTACACCTGTTTGCACCACTGAATTAGGCACGGTTGCCAAGCTGAAACCAGAATTTGACAAGCGTAATGTCAAAGCGATCGCTCTCAGTGTTGATGATGTTGAATCCCACAAAGGCTGGGTAGGAGACATCGAAGAAACTCAAAAGACTACTCTTAACTACCCGATTTTGGCAGATGGCGATCGTAAGGTTTCTGACCTTTACGATATGATCCATCCCAACGCTGCTGCAACCGTGACAGTGCGATCGGTGTTCGTTATTGATCCCAGTAAGAAACTCCGTCTCACCTTCACCTACCCTCCCAGCACTGGACGCAACTTTGATGAACTTTTGCGGGTGATTGACTCTCTGCAATTGACTGATAATTACAGCGTGGCGACACCAGCAGACTGGAAAGATGGGGAAGATGTTGTAATTGTCCCCTCTCTCAAAGATCCAGAAGTACTCAAAGAGAAGTTCCCCAAAGGTTACGAGGAAGTCAAACCTTATTTGCGGTTAACTCCTCAACCTAATAAATAA
- the sixA gene encoding phosphohistidine phosphatase SixA: MEVYLIRHGIAEERAHNIKDEERVLTKEGRQKTEKVAQRLVHLDFHFDVIVTSPLTRARETAEILIASGLSSQLAESSHLSPDGNIQNWLTDWLEPRNYPQKTQLALVGHEPNLSEWAEILLWGESKASLVLKKAGMIGIKLPEIGSPLGRSQMFWLTPPKYLL, translated from the coding sequence ATGGAAGTATATCTAATTCGTCATGGCATTGCTGAAGAGAGGGCACATAACATCAAGGACGAGGAAAGAGTTCTCACCAAGGAAGGAAGGCAAAAAACAGAGAAGGTAGCCCAGCGATTAGTTCATCTGGATTTCCATTTTGATGTGATTGTCACCAGTCCCTTAACACGCGCCCGCGAAACAGCAGAAATACTTATAGCATCAGGACTTAGTTCCCAGTTGGCAGAATCTAGCCACCTGAGTCCTGATGGTAATATCCAAAATTGGCTTACAGACTGGTTAGAACCAAGAAATTATCCCCAGAAAACCCAACTTGCCTTGGTTGGTCATGAACCTAATTTGAGCGAGTGGGCAGAAATTCTGCTTTGGGGAGAGAGCAAAGCAAGTTTAGTCTTGAAAAAAGCAGGTATGATTGGGATAAAACTACCAGAAATAGGCTCTCCCTTGGGTCGTAGTCAGATGTTTTGGTTGACACCACCCAAGTACTTACTATAA
- the hpsN gene encoding hormogonium polysaccharide biosynthesis glycosyltransferase HpsN, which produces MNNYPLITVIIPTYGREEILCDSVNDVLKQDYPNFEILVVDQTPKHKPEIQAYLEELAKAGKIKWFHLDWASLPGARNYGVRRSDGEIILFIDDDVKLTPGFLTAHVKNYLQNPEVGAVAGRVFDRMKLADAVEGKTQGDANYKEIEYLPPQAMDPGIAWYYIDLVHTIKPQQVLTTRGCNMSFRREIFSIHKLRFDERFRGSAVREESDFCLRLRQTGYKIWYDPDAALVHLGEETGGCHDISMRSLKYQLTFYHNHFLLGLKNLNANQALRLYARLFDCHVLGRPPCHKSGSPIKILTRGFFYILGFLKALATVIQSIWNDGQIYSRLDQQV; this is translated from the coding sequence ATGAATAATTATCCTTTGATAACCGTAATTATACCGACGTACGGTCGAGAAGAAATCTTGTGTGATAGCGTTAATGATGTCCTTAAACAAGACTATCCAAATTTTGAAATTTTAGTAGTAGATCAAACTCCAAAACACAAACCAGAAATTCAAGCTTACCTAGAAGAATTGGCAAAAGCAGGTAAAATTAAATGGTTCCATTTAGATTGGGCAAGTTTACCTGGGGCGCGTAATTATGGGGTGCGCCGATCAGACGGTGAAATAATTTTATTTATTGATGATGATGTGAAGTTAACCCCTGGATTTTTAACAGCGCATGTCAAAAACTATTTGCAGAATCCGGAAGTAGGGGCTGTTGCTGGCAGGGTATTTGATCGGATGAAATTAGCTGATGCCGTGGAAGGCAAAACCCAAGGAGATGCTAATTACAAAGAAATTGAATATCTGCCACCCCAAGCAATGGACCCTGGAATTGCTTGGTATTATATTGATTTAGTACATACAATTAAACCCCAGCAAGTTCTGACAACTAGGGGTTGTAATATGTCTTTTCGGCGGGAAATTTTTAGCATCCACAAATTGAGGTTTGATGAGAGGTTTCGCGGGAGTGCAGTCCGCGAAGAATCAGATTTTTGCTTGCGACTACGGCAAACGGGATATAAGATTTGGTATGACCCAGATGCTGCTTTAGTGCATTTAGGGGAAGAAACGGGGGGTTGTCATGATATTAGTATGCGATCGCTCAAATATCAACTCACTTTCTACCACAACCATTTCTTACTAGGGCTGAAAAACCTCAACGCTAATCAAGCTTTACGCCTCTACGCGCGGTTATTCGACTGTCACGTTCTGGGACGACCACCTTGTCACAAAAGCGGTTCCCCTATCAAAATTTTGACTCGCGGCTTTTTCTACATTTTAGGTTTTCTCAAGGCTTTGGCTACCGTCATTCAGTCCATCTGGAATGATGGTCAAATTTATAGTCGATTAGATCAACAAGTTTAG